A single window of Myxococcales bacterium DNA harbors:
- a CDS encoding MMPL family transporter, whose amino-acid sequence MTHRFPTVLQRLGELQARRPWLFIAIAVVSLLPAAWSTLGLGFKSDFAELLPDNKPSVIEMRRVSQRLAGVSTLSIVAEVPKANPEGLKRFVDQLVPRLTALGPERVGAVDYGVQDARAFFEKNKLFYAAYDDLKQAHDEVVERYDYEIAKKQGTLLDDDETEAPPPLTADDIEKRLTPKKKDEKPVKDAPPYRDNYYMNADGTHVAVIVRTPASGKKATTELKAAVAAAVADTNPRAIDATMEVHYTGDLITSGEEYDAIVNDLSHVGGWGVAGVLVSVLLFFLRIRTVVVMGATILVALLWTFGLTRFTIGYLNSSTGFLVSIIAGNGINYGIMYMARYIEARRDQHLSVPEALLIAHKDSWVPTLSAAGTACLAYGSLIVTDFRGFKHFGIIGGYGMLLCWLATYLFLPALLAASEGISPMFKPSESTRLTRARGYYGVAFAKLARFAPRTLSAIGVVLGIASVALSAMYLSRDPMEYDMANVRNERKDRTAAGETSKKVDRAVGRMGQDGMAIMTDRLDQVPMLKAELDKRHAAAPEGKKPFEKVVTVYSLLPDRQDEKLPLIETIRDRVERARKHGVINDADWQKLEPHMPKGQLKAIGIADLPEQVARPFTEKNGTRGNIVYIVPRSGESVWDAHYLMRWADSFRETKLPTGEVIRGSGRAVIFADMIKTVGEDAPKAIAVSALGSIAIILVAFGIQRAAWGVFLPWVLGITGLLAFMYLKKIQLNFLNFVTLPITIGIAAEYAHNLMQRYRIEGPDKLYGVVVETGGAVVLCSLTTTIGYLALMLSINRGIVSFGLAASVGEIICVLAAVLFLPAFLFMLQRGAKRREG is encoded by the coding sequence ATGACTCACCGCTTCCCGACTGTGCTGCAACGTCTCGGAGAGCTGCAGGCCAGGCGTCCCTGGCTGTTCATCGCGATCGCCGTGGTGAGCCTCCTGCCTGCGGCTTGGTCCACCCTGGGCTTGGGCTTCAAGTCGGACTTCGCCGAGCTGCTCCCCGACAACAAGCCCAGCGTGATCGAGATGCGTCGGGTCTCGCAGCGCCTGGCCGGCGTTTCGACGCTGTCGATCGTCGCCGAGGTGCCGAAGGCGAACCCCGAGGGCCTGAAGCGTTTCGTGGATCAGCTCGTGCCTCGGCTCACGGCGCTCGGACCCGAGCGGGTGGGCGCGGTGGACTACGGCGTGCAGGACGCCCGGGCTTTCTTCGAGAAGAACAAGCTCTTCTACGCCGCCTACGACGACCTCAAGCAGGCGCACGACGAGGTGGTCGAGCGCTACGACTACGAGATCGCGAAGAAGCAGGGGACGCTCCTCGACGACGACGAGACGGAGGCGCCGCCGCCGCTCACGGCGGACGACATCGAGAAGCGGCTGACCCCCAAGAAGAAGGACGAAAAACCGGTCAAGGACGCGCCGCCTTATCGGGACAACTACTACATGAACGCCGACGGCACCCACGTCGCGGTCATCGTGCGAACGCCCGCCTCGGGCAAGAAGGCGACCACCGAGCTCAAGGCGGCCGTCGCCGCGGCGGTGGCCGACACGAACCCCAGGGCCATCGATGCCACGATGGAGGTTCACTACACCGGCGACCTCATCACCAGCGGCGAGGAATACGACGCCATCGTCAACGACCTGAGCCACGTGGGCGGCTGGGGTGTGGCGGGCGTGCTGGTCAGCGTGCTGCTGTTTTTCCTGCGCATCCGCACGGTGGTGGTGATGGGCGCGACGATTCTCGTGGCCCTGCTGTGGACCTTCGGGCTCACGCGTTTCACCATCGGCTACCTGAACAGCTCCACCGGTTTCCTGGTGAGCATCATCGCGGGCAATGGCATCAACTACGGCATCATGTACATGGCGCGTTACATCGAGGCGCGCCGTGACCAGCACCTGAGCGTGCCCGAGGCGCTCCTGATCGCGCACAAGGACTCCTGGGTGCCCACGCTGTCGGCCGCGGGCACGGCTTGCCTGGCCTACGGCTCTCTCATCGTCACCGACTTCCGCGGCTTCAAGCACTTCGGCATCATCGGTGGCTACGGCATGTTGCTGTGCTGGCTGGCCACGTACCTGTTCCTGCCGGCGCTCCTGGCCGCCAGCGAGGGGATCTCGCCGATGTTCAAGCCGAGCGAGAGCACCCGGCTGACCCGGGCGCGCGGCTATTACGGCGTCGCCTTCGCCAAGCTGGCGCGTTTCGCGCCGCGCACGCTGAGCGCCATCGGCGTGGTCCTGGGCATCGCCTCCGTCGCGCTCTCCGCGATGTACCTGTCGCGCGACCCGATGGAATACGACATGGCCAACGTGCGGAACGAGCGCAAGGACCGCACCGCCGCTGGCGAGACGAGCAAGAAGGTGGACCGCGCCGTCGGTCGCATGGGTCAGGACGGCATGGCGATCATGACGGATCGCCTGGACCAGGTGCCGATGCTCAAGGCCGAGCTCGACAAGCGCCACGCCGCCGCGCCGGAGGGCAAGAAGCCCTTCGAGAAGGTGGTCACCGTCTACTCGCTCTTGCCCGATCGGCAAGACGAGAAGCTCCCGCTCATCGAGACCATCCGCGATCGCGTCGAGCGCGCCCGCAAGCACGGCGTCATCAACGACGCGGACTGGCAGAAGCTCGAGCCGCACATGCCCAAGGGACAGCTCAAAGCCATCGGCATCGCGGACCTGCCGGAGCAAGTGGCGCGGCCGTTCACCGAGAAGAACGGCACTCGGGGCAACATCGTGTACATCGTGCCGCGCTCCGGCGAGAGCGTCTGGGACGCCCATTACCTGATGCGCTGGGCCGACAGCTTCCGCGAGACGAAGCTGCCCACCGGCGAGGTCATCCGGGGCTCGGGGCGTGCCGTGATCTTCGCGGACATGATCAAGACCGTGGGTGAAGACGCGCCCAAGGCCATCGCCGTTTCGGCCCTCGGCTCCATCGCGATCATCCTGGTGGCGTTCGGTATCCAGCGGGCGGCCTGGGGCGTGTTCTTACCCTGGGTGCTGGGCATCACGGGCCTCCTGGCCTTCATGTACCTGAAGAAGATCCAGCTCAACTTCCTGAACTTCGTGACGCTGCCGATCACCATCGGCATTGCCGCGGAATACGCCCACAACCTGATGCAGCGTTACCGCATAGAGGGCCCGGACAAGCTCTACGGCGTGGTCGTCGAGACTGGGGGCGCGGTCGTGCTCTGCTCGCTGACCACCACCATCGGGTACCTGGCCCTGATGCTGTCCATCAACCGCGGCATCGTGAGCTTCGGTCTCGCGGCGTCAGTCGGCGAGATCATCTGCGTGCTGGCCGCGGTGCTGTTCTTGCCGGCGTTCTTGTTCATGTTGCAGCGCGGAGCCAAGCGCCGGGAGGGGTGA
- the ffh gene encoding signal recognition particle protein, whose product MFEALTKGFREAKNRLAGLAELNENNIKPALNEVRLSLLEADVEIGVVKRFLSRVEQKAVGQTVQTRVKHGGETIRVSAEDQFVKVCHDELIEMMQSDAEPVAWSDKGQRTAVMMVGLQGSGKTTTAAKLARWFEKQDKKPMLVAADMQRPAAVEQLKVLGDQIGIPVFNIAGATPLDICTQADAEAKKLGRDVVIYDTAGRLAIDEPLMQELAAIKSAIQPGNIYLVVDAMIGQDAVQTAKSFNERLGITGVVLTKLDGDARGGAALSVREVTGAPIVFSGVGETLDKLEPFRPEGMASRVLGMGDVVGLIQDFEGVVDQKKAEEDALRMMQGEFTLEDFLNQVRMIQQMGSLKDLVEKIPGMGGMIPPGTNLDDKELIRIQAMIQSMTLQERKDPHTLIREPGRVKRIAKGSAQPEQGVTELIQKFLFMKQMMGGMGGMGDMGMLGRIPGMKNIAAARQLKKAMKGGGMPGMGMPGMGFPGMPGMGMPGMGMPGMGFPGMGMPTISPPVSLVRRTPPFCSSCFSRAGVQVSG is encoded by the coding sequence GTGTTCGAAGCGCTCACCAAAGGCTTTCGAGAAGCCAAGAATCGTCTCGCTGGGCTCGCCGAGCTGAACGAGAACAACATCAAGCCCGCACTCAACGAGGTGCGCCTGTCGCTCCTGGAGGCGGACGTCGAGATCGGCGTCGTCAAGCGCTTCCTCTCGCGCGTCGAGCAGAAGGCCGTCGGGCAGACGGTGCAGACCCGGGTGAAGCACGGCGGCGAGACCATCCGTGTCAGCGCCGAGGATCAGTTCGTCAAGGTTTGCCACGACGAGCTGATCGAGATGATGCAGAGCGACGCGGAGCCCGTCGCCTGGTCGGACAAGGGACAGCGCACCGCCGTGATGATGGTGGGCCTGCAGGGCTCCGGCAAGACGACCACCGCGGCCAAGCTGGCCCGCTGGTTCGAGAAGCAAGACAAGAAGCCGATGCTGGTGGCGGCCGACATGCAGCGCCCCGCCGCCGTCGAGCAGCTGAAGGTGCTGGGCGATCAGATCGGCATCCCGGTCTTCAACATCGCCGGGGCCACCCCGCTCGACATCTGCACGCAAGCCGACGCCGAGGCGAAGAAGCTCGGACGCGACGTGGTCATCTACGACACCGCCGGCCGCCTCGCCATCGACGAGCCGCTGATGCAGGAGCTGGCGGCGATCAAGAGCGCCATCCAGCCGGGGAACATCTACCTGGTCGTCGACGCCATGATCGGCCAAGACGCGGTGCAGACCGCGAAGTCGTTCAACGAGCGCCTGGGCATCACCGGAGTCGTCCTCACCAAGCTCGACGGCGACGCCCGCGGTGGCGCCGCGCTCAGCGTGCGCGAGGTCACCGGCGCGCCCATCGTCTTTTCGGGCGTCGGCGAGACGCTGGACAAGCTCGAGCCTTTCCGCCCCGAAGGCATGGCGAGCCGCGTGCTCGGCATGGGCGACGTGGTGGGGCTGATCCAGGACTTCGAAGGGGTCGTCGATCAGAAAAAGGCCGAAGAAGACGCCCTGCGCATGATGCAGGGCGAGTTCACGCTCGAGGACTTCCTGAACCAGGTGCGGATGATCCAGCAGATGGGATCGCTGAAGGACCTGGTCGAGAAGATCCCGGGCATGGGCGGCATGATCCCGCCCGGCACGAACCTGGACGACAAGGAGCTGATCCGCATCCAGGCCATGATTCAGTCGATGACGCTGCAGGAGCGCAAGGACCCCCACACGCTGATCCGCGAGCCGGGCCGCGTGAAGCGCATCGCCAAGGGTTCGGCTCAGCCCGAGCAGGGTGTGACCGAGCTGATCCAGAAGTTCCTGTTCATGAAGCAGATGATGGGCGGCATGGGCGGCATGGGCGACATGGGCATGCTCGGGCGCATCCCGGGCATGAAGAACATCGCCGCTGCGCGCCAGCTCAAGAAGGCGATGAAGGGCGGCGGCATGCCCGGCATGGGTATGCCCGGCATGGGCTTCCCCGGCATGCCCGGCATGGGCATGCCCGGCATGGGCATGCCCGGCATGGGCTTCCCCGGCATGGGTATGCCGACGATCTCGCCCCCGGTGTCGCTGGTGAGGCGCACGCCGCCCTTCTGCAGCTCTTGCTTCAGCCGAGCCGGCGTCCAGGTGTCAGGCTGA
- a CDS encoding transposase zinc-binding domain-containing protein: MGHPAHTRPEPSRVRHRPESTLLYQTVAEHWPAFLERADEHGGLPRFVVKEFEAYLRCGQLEHGCLHLVCRDCGYSELVALSCKKRGFCPSCLGRRMADTAVHSVSRSCRSSALTSRGWLRVTRRQLRALA; this comes from the coding sequence GTGGGCCACCCCGCACACACCCGTCCCGAGCCCTCGCGCGTCCGGCATCGACCGGAGAGCACGCTGCTCTACCAGACAGTGGCGGAGCACTGGCCGGCGTTCCTCGAGCGCGCGGACGAGCACGGCGGCCTGCCGCGCTTCGTGGTGAAAGAGTTCGAGGCCTACCTGCGCTGCGGGCAGCTGGAGCACGGCTGCCTGCACCTTGTGTGTCGTGACTGCGGGTACTCCGAGCTCGTCGCGCTCAGTTGCAAGAAGCGCGGGTTCTGTCCATCCTGTTTGGGCCGCCGGATGGCCGACACCGCGGTGCACTCGGTGAGCAGGAGCTGCCGGAGCTCTGCTTTGACGAGCCGGGGCTGGCTGCGTGTTACGCGGCGGCAGCTCAGGGCATTGGCGTGA
- a CDS encoding transposase encodes MSGERAGKPLLRLVVPAELPERSRAADATDAPIAEVRGINLHAAQVIDGRDRRRVERLAKYITRPPIAQDRLERRQDGRLELIFKKGGGTAPARWCSSPTT; translated from the coding sequence GTGAGCGGTGAGCGTGCAGGCAAGCCGCTCTTGCGGTTGGTCGTGCCGGCGGAGTTGCCCGAGCGCTCGCGTGCCGCGGACGCGACGGATGCGCCCATCGCGGAGGTGCGCGGCATCAACTTGCATGCGGCGCAGGTCATCGACGGCCGAGATCGGCGACGAGTGGAGCGGCTCGCTAAATACATCACGCGCCCTCCGATCGCGCAGGACCGCCTCGAGCGCCGGCAGGACGGCAGGCTCGAGCTCATCTTCAAGAAAGGTGGCGGGACGGCACCCGCGCGCTGGTGCTCGAGCCCCACGACCTGA
- a CDS encoding superoxide dismutase family protein — translation MIRARWLVALVPSLLLVACGGSKAAPPANPEPTPPAAEEKKADEAADGEKADEKKAEEKKEEAPAALKGPLEIAIEGRSGSKLTGTLTLEQVDDGVKVSLMVKNAPPGHHGAHIHEKADCSAPDAKSAGDHFNPDGHKHGMPPGDERHLGDLGNLDVGKNGEGKIDMVVKGANLIPGDKHSFLDRGVIVHQKKDDGGQPTGNAGGRIGCGEIKAK, via the coding sequence ATGATTCGTGCTCGTTGGCTGGTCGCACTCGTTCCGTCGCTCCTGCTCGTCGCCTGTGGCGGCTCGAAAGCCGCTCCGCCCGCCAACCCCGAGCCGACGCCGCCCGCCGCCGAGGAGAAGAAGGCCGACGAGGCTGCGGACGGCGAAAAGGCCGACGAGAAGAAGGCAGAGGAGAAGAAGGAAGAAGCGCCCGCCGCGCTCAAGGGGCCCCTCGAGATCGCGATCGAAGGGCGAAGCGGCTCGAAGCTGACAGGCACGCTGACCCTCGAGCAGGTCGATGACGGCGTGAAGGTCAGCTTGATGGTCAAGAACGCGCCGCCCGGTCACCACGGTGCGCACATCCACGAGAAAGCCGACTGCAGCGCCCCCGACGCCAAGAGCGCGGGTGATCACTTCAACCCCGACGGGCACAAGCACGGGATGCCCCCCGGGGACGAGCGGCACCTCGGAGATCTCGGCAACCTCGACGTGGGCAAGAACGGCGAAGGCAAGATCGACATGGTCGTCAAAGGCGCGAACTTGATCCCCGGTGACAAGCACTCGTTCCTCGACCGCGGAGTGATCGTGCACCAGAAGAAGGACGACGGCGGTCAGCCCACGGGCAACGCCGGCGGCCGGATCGGCTGCGGCGAAATCAAGGCCAAGTAA
- a CDS encoding CBS domain-containing protein, whose amino-acid sequence MQAREVMTRQPHCCSIDHALNDAARIMWENDTGFLPVVDDCGSVVGVITDRDICMAAYTQGVSLASGTVASAMSRDVVSVSPGDSVRTVEALMRQNQIRRVPVLDQSGQPLGVVTLGDLARHAEQNSLRKALEGLPLVTTLAQICEARSSVAAE is encoded by the coding sequence ATGCAAGCTCGCGAGGTCATGACACGCCAGCCCCACTGCTGCTCCATCGACCACGCGCTGAACGACGCGGCGCGCATCATGTGGGAAAACGACACGGGGTTTCTGCCGGTGGTGGACGACTGCGGCAGCGTCGTCGGGGTCATCACCGACCGCGACATCTGCATGGCTGCGTACACCCAGGGCGTCTCGCTTGCGTCGGGAACCGTCGCGAGCGCGATGTCCCGCGACGTCGTCTCGGTCTCCCCGGGTGACTCGGTCAGAACCGTCGAGGCGCTCATGCGCCAAAACCAGATACGGCGCGTGCCCGTGTTGGATCAGAGCGGGCAGCCGTTGGGCGTGGTCACACTCGGCGACTTGGCGCGGCACGCCGAGCAGAACTCGCTCAGAAAAGCGCTCGAAGGTCTGCCGCTGGTCACGACGCTTGCGCAGATCTGTGAAGCGCGTTCGAGCGTCGCAGCCGAGTGA
- a CDS encoding nitrate reductase: MSFKSVFIAVFVGTAAIVAALVINAKRPRIETSQPTAALVAATGKCAECHLHETGAVVHQYERSRHAQKGVNCLDCHRPAPGQKALEHKGFTLALKMTAKNCAGCHVTEYEQYARSRHGGAAWTAVMGKEGMSTEQVALVEKYHPGTALRDTNPLVSLEGNGAVAKGCGSCHAVGKPNEDGSFGSCTQCHSRHSASVQLAREPTTCGQCHMGPDHSQLEIYEESKHGVLFAAEKSSFRLDAEPKKLTSVDMPVPTCATCHMSGLEGAKVTHDVGSRLSWYLFAAVSEKRPSYVSGQDEMKEVCEKCHASSSVEAYYSAAEVVVRATNEKVKKANDLMAALAREGLLTKAPFDQEIDFIAFDLWHYYGRTTKHGAFMGGADFVQWHGNYELLHQTVLLEKAATELRASARAAGAVDGGGKAGD; encoded by the coding sequence ATGTCGTTCAAGTCCGTCTTCATTGCCGTCTTCGTCGGAACGGCCGCCATCGTCGCGGCTCTCGTGATCAACGCCAAGCGACCACGCATCGAGACGTCACAGCCGACTGCGGCGTTGGTCGCTGCGACCGGCAAGTGTGCCGAGTGCCATTTGCACGAGACCGGTGCAGTCGTTCACCAATACGAACGCAGCCGGCATGCGCAGAAGGGTGTCAACTGCCTCGACTGTCACCGACCCGCGCCCGGGCAGAAGGCACTCGAGCACAAGGGGTTCACTCTCGCGCTGAAGATGACCGCCAAGAACTGTGCGGGCTGTCATGTCACCGAGTACGAGCAGTACGCGCGCAGCCGTCACGGCGGGGCGGCGTGGACCGCGGTGATGGGCAAAGAAGGAATGAGCACCGAGCAGGTTGCTCTAGTGGAGAAGTATCACCCCGGCACCGCGCTCCGCGACACGAACCCGCTAGTGAGCTTGGAAGGCAACGGCGCCGTCGCCAAGGGCTGCGGCAGCTGCCACGCGGTGGGCAAGCCCAACGAGGACGGATCCTTTGGCAGCTGCACGCAATGTCATTCGCGACACTCCGCTTCGGTCCAGCTCGCGCGTGAGCCGACGACTTGCGGGCAGTGCCACATGGGTCCCGATCACTCTCAGCTGGAGATCTACGAGGAGAGCAAGCACGGCGTGCTGTTTGCGGCCGAGAAATCGAGCTTCCGCCTGGACGCGGAGCCGAAGAAGTTGACCAGCGTCGACATGCCCGTGCCGACCTGCGCGACATGCCATATGAGTGGGCTCGAGGGTGCCAAGGTCACCCACGACGTTGGTTCGCGCTTGTCGTGGTATCTGTTCGCCGCCGTGAGCGAAAAGCGCCCGAGCTACGTCTCGGGTCAAGACGAGATGAAAGAGGTGTGCGAGAAGTGTCACGCCTCGAGCTCGGTAGAAGCGTACTACAGCGCTGCGGAAGTCGTCGTGCGCGCCACCAACGAGAAGGTGAAAAAGGCCAACGACCTGATGGCGGCCCTGGCGCGCGAAGGGCTCTTGACCAAAGCGCCGTTCGACCAGGAGATTGACTTCATCGCATTCGACCTCTGGCACTACTACGGTCGCACCACCAAGCACGGGGCGTTCATGGGTGGAGCCGACTTCGTGCAGTGGCACGGAAACTACGAGCTCTTGCATCAGACCGTGCTGCTGGAGAAAGCGGCAACCGAGCTTCGTGCGAGCGCCCGCGCCGCAGGCGCAGTCGACGGAGGAGGCAAGGCGGGTGACTGA
- a CDS encoding hemerythrin domain-containing protein, whose product MLLSERLSEDHRRLDALLERALRPDGSIDLEAFASFRAGLLRHIAWEEKLVMPPLRQVERTSELIGRLRHDHSALATLLIPTPRAELIRGIRAILVEHNRLEEEPGGLYEQADATVGAGAGAVLERMSRLQSLAVSPHRDGPQIEARVADVLARVGSSPGAVPTA is encoded by the coding sequence ATGCTGCTTTCCGAGCGACTGTCCGAGGACCACCGGCGTCTCGACGCCCTGCTCGAACGTGCCCTTCGCCCCGACGGCAGCATCGACCTCGAGGCATTCGCGAGCTTTCGCGCGGGGCTCTTGCGCCACATCGCCTGGGAAGAAAAGCTCGTGATGCCGCCGCTGCGGCAAGTCGAAAGAACATCGGAGCTCATCGGGCGCCTGCGGCACGATCATTCGGCGCTCGCCACGCTCTTGATACCGACTCCGCGTGCGGAGCTGATCAGGGGGATTCGCGCCATCCTCGTGGAGCACAACCGCCTCGAAGAGGAGCCAGGTGGACTGTACGAACAGGCCGATGCGACGGTCGGCGCCGGTGCGGGTGCCGTCCTGGAACGAATGAGCCGCCTCCAATCGCTGGCGGTCTCGCCGCATCGAGACGGACCGCAAATCGAGGCTCGGGTCGCCGACGTACTGGCAAGAGTTGGCTCGAGCCCCGGAGCGGTCCCCACCGCCTGA
- a CDS encoding cytochrome c, translated as MFAALVVAAAVFGACHETQHDHGAAASAVPAGLNPVQNEMRLLLDAMRDTVTGIANGKVTTVPESLHKVHAAKEATAAALKAGSYKPPKNPDQIARFVELDEAFHGDLEKLVEAASKNDVPGTGRALGQALSSCQGCHEQFRL; from the coding sequence ATGTTCGCAGCACTCGTCGTCGCAGCGGCGGTGTTCGGAGCCTGCCACGAGACGCAGCACGACCACGGCGCCGCGGCTTCGGCCGTGCCCGCAGGGCTGAACCCCGTGCAGAACGAGATGCGTCTGTTGCTCGATGCCATGCGCGACACGGTCACGGGCATCGCCAACGGGAAGGTCACGACGGTCCCGGAGAGCCTGCACAAAGTGCACGCGGCCAAGGAAGCGACCGCCGCCGCGCTGAAGGCCGGCAGCTACAAGCCGCCGAAAAATCCGGACCAGATCGCGCGCTTCGTCGAGCTCGACGAGGCCTTTCACGGCGATCTCGAGAAACTGGTCGAAGCGGCATCCAAGAACGACGTCCCGGGCACCGGTCGTGCGCTCGGACAAGCGTTGTCCAGTTGCCAGGGGTGTCACGAGCAATTCCGGCTCTGA
- a CDS encoding metal-sulfur cluster assembly factor, which yields MSLLLLIRSLFSRSREPVDFGTPTEAVVPGTPEARVLEVLTTVLDPELGISIVDLGLIYGIRVAEHAIEVTMTMTTPACPMGGLIKSRAREAIRRARPDSELRIRLVWNPPWTASRISSQGRAQLGFD from the coding sequence ATGAGCCTCCTCCTGCTAATCCGTAGTCTCTTCTCCCGCTCACGCGAGCCCGTCGACTTCGGGACGCCGACCGAAGCCGTGGTTCCCGGTACGCCCGAAGCACGGGTTCTCGAGGTGCTCACGACCGTGCTCGACCCCGAGCTCGGGATCAGCATCGTCGATCTTGGGCTCATCTACGGCATTCGCGTCGCTGAGCACGCCATTGAAGTCACGATGACCATGACCACTCCGGCCTGTCCCATGGGCGGGCTGATCAAGAGTCGCGCTCGCGAGGCCATCCGGCGCGCGCGACCCGACTCCGAGCTCCGTATCCGGCTCGTGTGGAATCCGCCCTGGACTGCGAGCCGCATTTCCTCCCAAGGCCGAGCACAGCTCGGCTTCGATTGA
- a CDS encoding sigma 54-interacting transcriptional regulator, giving the protein MKRVPLSPPCQAPFERAPRLCAVCRLAPEAPGLRRCSKLVAESAPMRALMLRAAPIAASDAPVIILGESGTGKEILARALHANSPRKNKPFLAVNVAALPADLLESELFGHAKGAFTGAGAPKRGMFEAADGGTLLLDEIAEMPLGLQAKLLRALQDGEIRRVGDTHAFSVDVRILCATNQDLRAGIAERRFREDLYYRLRVFTLTLPALRARKEDILPLARMFLEQEGHQGSFTVRARSVLETHPWPGNVRELANAVKHGAVLAGNGDVDVAHLPEDVVSPSPLRAHSTMMRTLAEVEREHVARVLEACGGRQIDAARVLGIGRTTLWRKLSTLGLVADE; this is encoded by the coding sequence ATGAAACGAGTGCCGCTCTCACCGCCCTGCCAAGCTCCCTTCGAGCGAGCGCCCAGGCTTTGCGCCGTTTGCCGCCTTGCTCCCGAGGCACCGGGCTTGCGGCGCTGCTCGAAGCTGGTGGCTGAGAGCGCGCCCATGCGCGCCCTGATGCTCCGAGCCGCGCCCATCGCGGCCAGCGACGCCCCGGTCATCATTCTGGGGGAGAGCGGCACGGGCAAGGAGATCCTCGCCCGGGCCCTGCACGCCAACAGTCCGAGAAAGAACAAGCCGTTCCTGGCCGTGAACGTCGCCGCGTTGCCCGCCGATCTCCTCGAGTCGGAGCTCTTCGGTCACGCGAAGGGTGCGTTCACCGGCGCCGGAGCGCCGAAGCGCGGGATGTTCGAGGCGGCCGACGGCGGCACGCTCTTGCTCGACGAGATCGCCGAGATGCCGCTGGGACTCCAGGCGAAGCTCTTGCGTGCGCTGCAAGACGGCGAGATCCGGCGGGTGGGTGACACCCACGCGTTCTCGGTGGACGTCCGAATCTTGTGCGCAACCAACCAGGATTTGCGCGCTGGCATCGCCGAGCGGCGCTTCCGCGAGGATCTCTACTACCGACTGAGAGTCTTCACGCTGACGCTGCCGGCCCTCCGCGCTCGGAAAGAGGACATCTTGCCGCTCGCACGGATGTTTCTGGAGCAAGAAGGTCACCAGGGGAGCTTTACCGTGCGCGCGCGGAGCGTCCTCGAAACCCACCCCTGGCCCGGAAACGTCCGGGAGCTCGCAAATGCGGTGAAGCACGGCGCCGTGCTCGCCGGGAATGGGGACGTCGATGTCGCGCACCTGCCCGAGGATGTGGTGAGCCCGTCGCCGCTGCGCGCTCATTCGACGATGATGCGAACTCTGGCCGAGGTGGAACGCGAGCACGTCGCGCGCGTGCTCGAGGCCTGCGGAGGCCGGCAAATCGACGCCGCGCGCGTCTTGGGCATCGGTCGCACGACGCTTTGGCGCAAGCTCAGCACGTTGGGGCTCGTGGCAGACGAGTAG
- a CDS encoding metal-sulfur cluster assembly factor translates to MPDDIGTAPDAVEPGSDAEKVRDALREVIDPEVGINVVDLGLVYGLMLDESRAIVTMTMTTPACPLGDLIQSQAAEAVEAVLPGRAVEVRLVWQPPWTRHRMSLAARRMLGFDE, encoded by the coding sequence ATGCCCGACGACATCGGGACCGCTCCCGACGCGGTGGAGCCCGGCTCCGACGCCGAGAAAGTCCGCGATGCGCTGCGCGAGGTGATCGACCCCGAGGTCGGGATCAATGTCGTCGATCTCGGCTTGGTGTACGGCCTGATGCTCGACGAGAGCCGCGCCATCGTCACGATGACGATGACGACCCCTGCTTGCCCCCTCGGCGACCTGATCCAATCACAAGCAGCTGAGGCGGTCGAAGCGGTGTTGCCCGGACGCGCCGTCGAGGTTCGCTTGGTCTGGCAACCGCCGTGGACTCGACATCGAATGTCGCTAGCCGCGAGGCGAATGCTCGGCTTCGACGAATAG
- a CDS encoding DUF2249 domain-containing protein — MSENTNEPVVDVREIPPRQRHPLIFGTFENLPVGRAFLLVNDHDPKPLYYQFEAEHAGQFDWEYRDRGPEVWCVRIQKTA, encoded by the coding sequence ATGTCCGAAAACACCAACGAACCCGTGGTCGATGTCCGCGAGATACCGCCGAGACAGCGCCACCCGCTGATCTTCGGCACGTTCGAGAATCTGCCGGTAGGTCGGGCGTTTCTGCTCGTGAACGACCACGACCCGAAGCCCCTCTACTACCAGTTCGAGGCGGAGCACGCCGGTCAGTTCGACTGGGAATACCGCGACCGCGGACCGGAGGTGTGGTGCGTGCGTATTCAGAAGACCGCTTGA
- a CDS encoding DUF3079 domain-containing protein gives MTDPRLLRPSHPERVCWGCEMLCPAHDLSCGNGSERSMHPVELFGDDWFEWCQQSENDPDA, from the coding sequence ATGACCGACCCGAGGTTACTCAGACCGTCACATCCCGAGCGAGTGTGCTGGGGCTGCGAGATGCTCTGTCCGGCCCACGACCTCAGCTGCGGCAATGGCTCGGAACGGAGCATGCACCCGGTGGAGCTCTTCGGGGACGACTGGTTCGAATGGTGCCAACAGTCCGAAAACGACCCCGACGCATGA